In Rutidosis leptorrhynchoides isolate AG116_Rl617_1_P2 chromosome 2, CSIRO_AGI_Rlap_v1, whole genome shotgun sequence, one genomic interval encodes:
- the LOC139888285 gene encoding putative syntaxin-24: MNARDVREDSDLVTVPLDESILVEVANGKLEKADQIGRRVLIVILIVTPFLVVKIYNFPKVDVHDVTLTQFTLSPPNNTLYYNLVANITFRNTYRKIGMHFDRIDAGLMYQGQRMGTKHLDVFSLEPKEEKTFLNVVLRGQRVLQLLNLVYEDENKSGVYKVGVNVTIVMWSNIHLVNTDTDTYNLVCDNLELPLNSVKATTECSLL; the protein is encoded by the exons atgaacgccagagatgTCCGCGAGGattctgacttggttacag TTCCTTTGGACGAGAGTATTCTTGTCGAGgttgccaatggaaaacttgagaaagctgACCAGATTGGCCGAAGAG TTTTAATCGTCATCCTCATAGTTACCCCCTTCCTTGTGGTAAAAATCTATAACTTCCCAAAAGTTGATGTCCATGACGTCACTCTCACTCAGTTCACGCTTTCACCACCAAATAACACGTTATACTACAACCTTGTGGCTAACATAACCTTTAGAAACACTTATCGAAAAATAGGTATGCATTTTGATAGAATTGATGCCGGTTTGATGTATCAAGGCCAGCGAATGGGAACGAAACACCTGGATGTGTTTTCTTTAGAGCCTAAAGAAGAGAAAACATTTCTTAATGTGGTATTAAGAGGACAGCGAGTATTGCAGTTGTTAAATTTGGTTTATGAAGATGAAAACAAAAGTGGCGTTTATAAGGTTGGCGTGAATGTGACAATTGTGATGTGGTCTAATATCCACTTGGTGAACACGGACACAGATACCTATAATCTTGTGTGTGATAATTTGGAGCTTCCACTGAATTCTGTAAAGGCGACCACCGAGTGTTCGTTGTTATAA